In Acidobacteriota bacterium, a single genomic region encodes these proteins:
- a CDS encoding ABC transporter ATP-binding protein, whose product MPTTSSGVFDFERLTVAGVSRHYGRQRALSRVSLNIRGGEIIGLLGPNGAGKSTLLGVLATLIAPSRGRVLYGELPARELGAALRRRLGYLSHELQLYPELTAGENLEFFARLYGVAQPADRVAAALARARLTERGGDRVGGFSRGMRQRLALERALLHEPRLVLLDEPFTGLDERSVGDFVARLRGLRAAGRMVLLATHDLDIVDGLLDRAVVLRAGRTVPLGEDGGSLRERYRAAVADERAGRTTSGA is encoded by the coding sequence ATGCCGACCACGAGTTCGGGCGTCTTCGACTTCGAACGGCTCACGGTCGCCGGCGTCTCGCGCCACTACGGCCGCCAGCGCGCGCTGTCGCGCGTGTCCCTGAACATCCGCGGCGGTGAGATCATTGGGCTCCTGGGCCCGAACGGCGCCGGCAAGTCCACGCTGCTCGGGGTGCTCGCCACCCTGATCGCTCCGTCGCGGGGGCGGGTTCTGTACGGCGAGCTTCCGGCACGCGAGCTGGGGGCGGCGTTGCGCCGCCGCCTGGGCTATCTGTCCCACGAGCTGCAGCTCTATCCGGAGCTGACGGCCGGCGAGAATCTGGAGTTCTTCGCCCGGCTCTACGGCGTCGCGCAACCGGCGGATCGCGTGGCGGCGGCGCTCGCGCGGGCGAGACTCACCGAGCGCGGGGGGGATCGTGTCGGTGGTTTCTCCCGGGGCATGCGGCAGCGTCTGGCTCTGGAGCGGGCGCTGTTGCACGAGCCGCGGCTCGTGCTGCTGGACGAGCCGTTCACCGGTCTCGACGAGCGGTCGGTCGGCGACTTCGTGGCGCGCCTGCGCGGTCTGCGCGCGGCGGGTCGCATGGTGCTGCTGGCGACACACGATCTGGACATCGTCGACGGGCTCCTCGATCGCGCCGTGGTCCTCCGCGCCGGGCGCACGGTACCGCTCGGCGAAGACGGCGGCAGCCTTCGCGAGAGATACCGGGCCGCCGTCGCCGACGAACGCGCGGGGAGGACGACCTCCGGTGCGTGA
- a CDS encoding CcmD family protein, translated as MRRVLAMNPGIPGVGGARRRRASPLALVSVLAAAVVCVLPCWAAAQPEQVNEFVPIDELPEEDRLPAAPFLISAYAIVWILAFGYFWLLSRRQADVERDLAELARRRPVPDDDDPLEAA; from the coding sequence ATGCGACGCGTGCTGGCGATGAACCCCGGAATACCTGGCGTTGGAGGCGCCCGCCGGCGACGCGCGTCGCCGTTGGCGCTCGTATCGGTCCTTGCGGCGGCGGTCGTGTGCGTCCTGCCTTGTTGGGCCGCGGCCCAGCCGGAGCAGGTGAACGAGTTCGTGCCGATCGACGAATTGCCGGAGGAGGATCGCCTGCCCGCGGCGCCGTTCCTGATCAGCGCCTACGCGATCGTCTGGATCCTCGCGTTCGGCTACTTCTGGCTCCTGTCGCGGCGGCAGGCCGACGTCGAGCGCGATCTGGCGGAGCTGGCCCGCCGCCGTCCGGTCCCGGACGACGACGATCCCCTGGAGGCGGCCTGA
- a CDS encoding shikimate kinase, whose amino-acid sequence MRTDKVFLVGFMAAGKSTVARALGARIDWRVEDVDSRIEARERRAVADIFATHGEARFRAVEREVLRELLPMRHTVVATGGGTFADPANRQLINADGASIWLDVSFETVVDRIPPDGRRPLAADRTTMEALYRTRQSAYRHAHLRLDADRAPAGELVERVLEWLGE is encoded by the coding sequence GTGCGAACCGACAAGGTCTTTCTCGTAGGCTTCATGGCCGCCGGCAAATCGACCGTCGCCCGAGCGCTCGGCGCGCGTATCGACTGGCGGGTGGAGGACGTGGATTCGCGGATAGAGGCGCGCGAGCGCCGCGCGGTGGCCGACATCTTCGCGACGCACGGCGAAGCCCGATTTCGCGCGGTCGAGCGCGAGGTGCTCCGCGAGCTGCTGCCGATGCGGCACACGGTGGTCGCCACCGGCGGCGGGACATTCGCCGACCCGGCGAATCGGCAACTCATCAACGCCGACGGGGCTTCCATCTGGCTGGACGTCTCGTTCGAGACCGTGGTCGATCGGATCCCGCCGGACGGCCGCCGTCCACTGGCGGCCGACCGCACGACCATGGAGGCGCTGTACCGGACGCGGCAGTCGGCCTACCGGCACGCCCACCTGCGGCTCGACGCCGACCGCGCACCGGCCGGCGAGCTGGTCGAGCGCGTTCTGGAATGGCTGGGAGAATGA
- the aroA gene encoding 3-phosphoshikimate 1-carboxyvinyltransferase, translated as MRVAASPSVIVEPARLLRGRLRVPGDKSISHRYALLAALAHGTSTIDGYSTGADCGSTLRCLRELGVEIEETGTSDGTSTLRVAGRGLGGLSPPARVLDAGNSGTTMRLLAGILAGHPFDAVLTGDGSLQRRPMRRIIEPLERMGGRVEADGGRPPLRIRGGSLNGMTYVPPVASAQVKSAVLLAGLHARGVTRVREPAPTRDHTERALEAFGVPVDAGDGAVAVAGGSPLRPLALRVPGDPSSAAFWAAAAAVVPNSDVTIEAVGLNPTRTAFLDVLMRAGAAIEVRVEDSSGGEPLGDVRVRSGSLRNLVIGAPEVPSLIDELPVLGALAAHGPAVDVGGAAELRHKESDRITALAAGLRAIGVRVDERPDGFRAEREGVPPGGAADAAGDHRLAMAFAVAALAGAGPSVIHGAGAADVSYPGFFSALDSLRA; from the coding sequence ATGCGCGTCGCGGCGTCGCCCTCCGTCATCGTGGAACCGGCCCGGCTGCTGCGGGGGCGGCTGCGGGTGCCGGGCGACAAGTCGATATCCCACCGCTATGCCCTGTTGGCGGCGCTGGCGCATGGCACGTCGACGATAGACGGCTACTCGACGGGCGCGGACTGCGGCTCGACGCTCCGCTGCCTGCGCGAGCTCGGCGTCGAGATCGAGGAGACCGGGACGAGCGACGGGACATCCACCTTGCGCGTCGCGGGCCGCGGGCTCGGCGGTCTCTCTCCCCCGGCGCGCGTGCTCGACGCCGGCAACTCGGGCACGACCATGCGCCTGCTGGCCGGCATCCTCGCCGGGCATCCGTTCGATGCGGTGCTCACCGGGGACGGGTCCCTGCAGCGCCGGCCGATGCGGCGCATCATCGAGCCGCTGGAGAGGATGGGGGGGCGCGTCGAAGCCGACGGCGGCCGCCCACCGTTGCGCATTCGCGGCGGCTCCCTGAACGGCATGACGTACGTGCCGCCCGTCGCCAGCGCCCAGGTCAAGAGCGCGGTGCTGCTGGCCGGCCTGCATGCCCGGGGAGTCACGCGAGTCCGCGAGCCGGCGCCGACCCGCGACCACACGGAACGCGCGCTCGAGGCGTTCGGGGTGCCGGTCGACGCCGGAGACGGCGCGGTCGCGGTCGCCGGCGGCTCTCCGCTCCGGCCGCTGGCCCTCAGAGTGCCCGGGGACCCGTCGTCGGCCGCTTTCTGGGCGGCGGCGGCCGCCGTGGTGCCGAACTCGGACGTGACCATCGAGGCCGTCGGGCTGAACCCGACACGCACCGCGTTCCTCGACGTTCTCATGCGCGCCGGCGCCGCTATCGAGGTGCGCGTCGAGGACAGCTCCGGCGGCGAGCCCCTCGGCGACGTCCGGGTCCGCTCGGGATCGCTCCGGAACCTCGTCATCGGGGCGCCGGAGGTGCCGTCGCTCATCGACGAGCTTCCGGTCCTCGGCGCCCTCGCCGCGCACGGCCCCGCCGTGGACGTCGGCGGCGCGGCGGAGCTGCGCCACAAGGAGAGCGACCGCATCACGGCGCTTGCGGCCGGCCTGCGCGCCATCGGCGTGCGGGTGGACGAACGTCCCGACGGATTCCGCGCCGAGCGCGAGGGCGTACCGCCGGGCGGCGCGGCGGACGCGGCCGGCGACCATCGCCTGGCCATGGCGTTCGCGGTGGCGGCCCTCGCGGGCGCCGGACCGAGCGTGATCCACGGCGCCGGCGCGGCGGACGTCTCGTATCCGGGATTCTTCAGCGCCCTGGACTCGCTGCGCGCCTGA
- a CDS encoding ATP-binding protein, with protein MRPSLPTSLPDRGQPVIFTRRPQRMPPAGNLIRLDFPSHLDMLDVVQVLTDHAGQVGGLDEETIHWVGVAVRESVINAIKHGNGEDRNKRVTVEIRLEPRAKPLRLVIRVLDQGPGFDPDAVADPLAPENLLRSSGRGIFFMRSFMDDIRLQRIPEGGMEVRMVKKLGAAE; from the coding sequence ATGCGACCCTCCTTGCCGACGAGCTTGCCCGACCGCGGCCAGCCGGTTATCTTTACGCGTCGACCCCAGCGCATGCCTCCCGCCGGGAATCTCATCCGCCTCGACTTTCCGAGCCATCTGGACATGCTGGACGTGGTCCAGGTGTTGACGGATCACGCGGGTCAGGTCGGAGGTCTCGACGAGGAGACGATCCACTGGGTCGGCGTGGCGGTTCGCGAATCGGTGATCAACGCGATCAAGCACGGCAACGGTGAGGACCGCAACAAGCGCGTAACCGTCGAGATCCGGCTCGAGCCCCGGGCGAAGCCGTTGCGCCTGGTCATTCGCGTTCTCGATCAGGGTCCGGGTTTCGACCCGGACGCCGTAGCCGATCCCCTGGCCCCCGAGAACCTCCTCAGGTCGAGCGGCCGCGGCATCTTCTTCATGCGCAGCTTCATGGACGACATCAGGCTGCAGCGAATCCCCGAAGGGGGGATGGAGGTGCGCATGGTCAAGAAGCTGGGCGCGGCGGAATGA
- a CDS encoding inositol monophosphatase, which yields MTRGGPGRRGDAEAVDPLLVATAAEAVLQAGRIQRAHFGTDVQVDKKGVIDLVTQVDLEVERWFRNMIGERFPSHAILAEELDDHAGVPAQPRYCWVFDPIDGTVNYAHGLPIFCASLALEIDGVPSIAAVYDPMREELFTAELGSGARVNGVPLRVSTTSGLVDAMLCTGFPYDVHETVDEVIGLFGAFVAEARAVRRLGSAALDLCYVAAGRFDGFWEQRLHPWDMAAGALIAAEAGGTVSTLAGASFDSREGSVVATNGLLHDAMLGIIRGRAV from the coding sequence ATGACGCGGGGCGGGCCGGGCCGGCGTGGCGATGCGGAGGCGGTGGATCCACTCCTGGTCGCCACCGCGGCCGAAGCCGTGCTGCAGGCCGGAAGGATTCAGCGCGCACACTTCGGAACCGACGTGCAGGTCGACAAGAAGGGGGTCATCGACCTGGTGACGCAGGTCGACCTGGAGGTCGAGCGCTGGTTCCGCAACATGATCGGGGAGCGGTTCCCGTCCCACGCCATCCTCGCGGAGGAGCTCGACGATCACGCCGGCGTACCCGCGCAGCCGCGCTACTGCTGGGTGTTCGACCCGATCGACGGCACGGTCAACTATGCGCACGGCCTGCCGATCTTCTGTGCGTCGCTGGCGCTCGAGATCGACGGCGTTCCAAGCATCGCCGCCGTTTACGACCCGATGCGCGAGGAGCTCTTCACGGCCGAGCTGGGCTCCGGCGCCCGGGTCAACGGCGTTCCGTTGCGCGTGTCCACGACCTCGGGGCTGGTCGACGCGATGCTCTGTACGGGGTTTCCGTACGACGTGCATGAGACGGTGGACGAGGTGATCGGGCTGTTCGGCGCGTTCGTTGCCGAGGCGCGGGCCGTGCGGCGGCTCGGCTCCGCCGCGCTCGACCTGTGCTACGTGGCGGCCGGGCGGTTCGACGGCTTCTGGGAGCAGCGCCTGCATCCGTGGGACATGGCGGCCGGCGCGCTGATCGCGGCCGAGGCCGGCGGCACGGTCTCCACGCTGGCCGGCGCGTCCTTCGATTCGCGCGAGGGCTCGGTCGTGGCGACCAACGGTCTGCTGCACGACGCCATGCTGGGCATCATTCGCGGACGCGCCGTATAG
- a CDS encoding outer membrane beta-barrel protein, giving the protein MPVYYTPEASMSRSARRTGFAAAVIVASVLGTGSALAQQSVTLTAGQFAIKGFDSRIDRDVLLENLNVFAFRLDDFDGGAVGGSWDLALGDHFEVSLGLGFYQRTVPSVYNDYVDVDGSEIFQDFRLRIVPATATIRFLPFGDTPVQPYFGGGFGLYAWRYAEFGKFIDFSAVDRFGSFDTFNDRFVAEGTDAGGVVLGGVRIPFGDRYALGLEAQYHEVSGLVGIDNGFLEDEIDLGGLTTQVTFQVGF; this is encoded by the coding sequence ATGCCTGTCTACTACACACCGGAGGCCAGCATGTCACGCAGCGCCAGGAGAACGGGTTTCGCCGCCGCCGTAATCGTCGCGAGCGTCCTCGGCACGGGGTCGGCGCTCGCGCAGCAGTCGGTCACGCTAACCGCCGGGCAGTTCGCGATCAAGGGATTCGACAGCCGGATCGACCGTGACGTCCTGCTGGAGAACCTGAACGTCTTCGCGTTCCGGCTGGACGACTTCGACGGCGGGGCGGTGGGCGGGTCCTGGGATCTCGCTCTCGGGGACCACTTCGAGGTGAGTCTCGGCCTCGGCTTCTACCAGCGGACGGTCCCGAGCGTGTACAACGACTACGTGGACGTCGACGGCAGCGAGATCTTCCAGGACTTCCGTCTCCGTATCGTTCCGGCAACCGCGACCATCCGCTTCCTGCCGTTCGGAGACACGCCGGTACAGCCGTACTTCGGTGGCGGGTTCGGCCTCTACGCGTGGCGCTACGCCGAATTCGGCAAGTTCATCGACTTCAGCGCGGTCGACCGGTTCGGTTCTTTCGATACGTTCAACGACCGCTTCGTGGCCGAAGGGACGGACGCCGGCGGCGTCGTGCTGGGCGGGGTGCGGATTCCCTTCGGCGACCGGTACGCTCTCGGCCTCGAGGCCCAGTACCACGAGGTGAGCGGGTTGGTGGGCATCGACAACGGGTTCCTCGAAGACGAGATCGACCTCGGCGGCCTGACCACGCAGGTGACGTTCCAGGTGGGTTTCTGA
- a CDS encoding glycosyltransferase family 2 protein translates to MTPDLSVVIPLYNEEPNVAELHRELTAALGAWGRSYELLLVDDGSSDGTFAALKSLQAGDPHVRVIAFRRNFGQTAAFAAGFAHARGRVIATADGDLQNDPRDLPMMVDRLDQGHDIVCGWRRKRRDPWLNRRLPSNIANWLISRTTGVRLHDYGCSLKVFRGDVVRSLRLYGEMHRFIPAIASEQGVRIAEVEVNHRPRRMGESKYGLARTMRVVLDLLTVKFLLSYSTQPIQIFGPPGLLMGTAGLAITAYLGYVRLVADQPIGDRPLLLLGILLIFAGMQFLTLGLLAELQARTYHESQDKPIYAVREILETQADPSPHDRASDATGGGRAGRVTPR, encoded by the coding sequence ATGACCCCCGACCTCTCGGTCGTGATTCCCCTCTACAACGAGGAGCCCAACGTTGCCGAGTTGCACCGCGAGCTGACCGCGGCGCTGGGCGCCTGGGGCCGTTCCTACGAGCTCCTGCTCGTCGACGACGGCAGCAGCGACGGCACCTTCGCGGCGTTGAAGTCGTTGCAGGCCGGGGACCCCCACGTTCGCGTCATTGCGTTTCGGCGGAACTTCGGACAGACCGCGGCGTTCGCGGCCGGCTTCGCGCACGCGCGCGGGCGGGTCATCGCTACCGCCGACGGCGACCTGCAGAACGACCCGCGGGACCTGCCCATGATGGTGGACAGGCTCGACCAGGGGCACGACATCGTCTGCGGGTGGCGCCGAAAGCGCCGCGATCCGTGGCTGAACCGGCGGCTGCCTTCGAACATCGCCAACTGGCTGATCTCGCGCACGACCGGCGTGCGGCTTCACGACTACGGCTGCTCGCTCAAGGTGTTCCGGGGCGATGTGGTCCGCTCTCTGCGGCTCTACGGCGAGATGCACCGGTTCATTCCGGCTATCGCCAGCGAGCAGGGGGTCCGCATCGCCGAGGTCGAGGTCAACCACCGGCCGCGGCGCATGGGCGAGTCCAAGTACGGTCTGGCCAGGACGATGCGGGTCGTTCTCGACCTGCTGACCGTCAAGTTCCTGCTCAGCTATTCGACGCAGCCGATTCAGATCTTCGGTCCGCCCGGGCTGTTGATGGGGACGGCCGGACTCGCCATCACCGCGTACCTCGGATACGTGCGGCTCGTCGCCGATCAGCCGATCGGGGACAGACCGCTGCTGCTGCTCGGCATCCTGCTGATCTTCGCCGGCATGCAGTTCCTGACGTTGGGGCTCCTCGCCGAGTTGCAGGCCCGGACGTACCACGAATCGCAGGACAAACCGATCTACGCGGTTCGCGAGATCCTGGAGACGCAGGCCGACCCGTCGCCGCACGACCGGGCATCCGACGCCACGGGCGGGGGCCGAGCCGGCCGCGTCACGCCCCGCTGA
- a CDS encoding HYR domain-containing protein gives MRFHSSSTLVPVVTVLLWLSACAESSVLPPATPSPLPADRIGRLAIACPAGGRAQSFDGRPATVHFAAPVVSGGQPPVTAGCSPHSGSAFGIGTTEVTCGASDALQQTASCVFGVTVLGPPKLAVTRLLAFGDSITAGVVSSPNGGARLDSFNSYPARLRRRLASLYLTQDIEVVNAGVPGEEASQAEARFGLELGRHRPEVVLLMHGTNDLDVIAGSGADSAAAALDGMVAAARAAGIDTLLMTIPPQRGTGSASLVSGLNSSIQAIAARHGAELIDIHHLLLTGPCSGLPQIPCIGRDGLHPTEQGYDLMAQELERVLVARYDVEIVPATGEQRGAARGMALASGEQSVARRRQG, from the coding sequence GTGAGATTCCACAGCAGCAGTACGCTCGTTCCAGTCGTCACGGTCCTCCTCTGGCTGTCCGCATGCGCAGAGTCGTCCGTGTTGCCGCCGGCGACGCCCTCGCCGTTGCCCGCCGACAGGATCGGGCGCCTCGCGATCGCCTGCCCGGCCGGCGGTCGGGCCCAGTCGTTCGACGGCAGACCGGCCACGGTGCACTTCGCGGCGCCTGTCGTCAGTGGCGGCCAGCCGCCGGTGACCGCGGGGTGCTCGCCGCACTCCGGCAGCGCCTTCGGAATCGGTACGACGGAGGTGACGTGCGGCGCCTCGGATGCACTGCAGCAGACGGCGAGCTGCGTGTTCGGGGTGACCGTTCTCGGTCCGCCGAAACTGGCGGTCACCCGGTTGCTCGCGTTCGGGGACAGCATCACCGCGGGTGTCGTGTCTTCACCGAACGGAGGAGCGAGGCTGGACAGCTTCAACTCCTACCCGGCCCGTCTCCGGCGGCGTCTGGCTTCACTCTATCTGACCCAGGACATCGAGGTCGTCAACGCCGGCGTGCCTGGAGAGGAAGCGTCGCAGGCCGAGGCACGATTCGGCCTGGAACTCGGGAGGCACCGCCCGGAGGTCGTGCTGTTGATGCACGGCACCAACGACCTGGACGTGATCGCCGGATCCGGCGCGGACAGCGCCGCCGCGGCCCTCGACGGAATGGTCGCGGCCGCGCGCGCCGCCGGCATCGATACTCTTCTGATGACCATCCCACCCCAACGAGGCACCGGCTCGGCGTCTCTCGTATCGGGGCTGAACAGCAGCATCCAGGCGATCGCCGCCCGACACGGCGCCGAGCTCATCGATATCCATCACCTCCTGCTGACGGGACCGTGCAGCGGCCTGCCGCAGATTCCATGCATCGGGCGCGACGGCCTGCACCCGACGGAGCAAGGCTACGACTTGATGGCGCAAGAGCTGGAGCGGGTTCTCGTGGCCCGCTACGACGTGGAGATCGTGCCCGCGACCGGCGAGCAGCGCGGCGCTGCGCGTGGAATGGCGCTCGCGTCGGGTGAACAGTCGGTCGCTCGCCGGAGACAGGGATGA
- a CDS encoding glycerol-3-phosphate dehydrogenase/oxidase — MRRDLATLTSRTFDLLVIGGGIYGAIAAWDATLRGLRVGLIDRADFGGGTSFNSAKTLHGGVRALQSGNVAALRRFVRERRALCRIVPHLVRPLPFVVPTYRGITRNRTLLRLYFAINDLLARDRNDGIPVSRQLPPSRLLSRNECLDLNPLIDPDGVTGGMEWFDHQMHNSDRVHFSFIASAVEDGAIAANYVEARAGLTRGNTVEGVRASDRLTGESLEIRAHIVLNAAGPWAPELARRLASCDRGRLDGRLSKAMNFVMASPLRGSHAVAGPAAGRFLFIAPWREFAIAGTSYDSYDGSANGLALDRTEIERFIGTLREAFPGLSLELGDLRLVHRGLLPVSPNGDGVRRRTISEIVDHRHDGLHGLISMLGVRYTTARDTAERAVDLAVRQLQRVAAPCRTADTPLLGGDIPADVDDFMKEVTRPGDGPISPETRRRLACTYGTRHRQVLGMLTSSKTDRVPLGSTCAVTAGEIRYAVREEMAVRLADALLRRTEAGSAGYPGEDAVFSAAGIMAEALDWTQERIDTEIADVRGAYRLPGQPDR, encoded by the coding sequence GTGCGCAGAGACCTCGCGACGCTGACGTCCCGCACCTTCGACCTGCTCGTCATCGGCGGGGGCATATACGGCGCGATCGCGGCCTGGGACGCGACCCTGCGAGGCTTGCGCGTCGGCCTCATCGACCGCGCCGATTTCGGCGGCGGCACCTCGTTCAACAGCGCAAAGACACTGCACGGCGGGGTTCGGGCGCTGCAGTCCGGCAACGTCGCCGCGCTGCGCCGGTTCGTGCGCGAGCGCCGCGCCCTGTGCCGCATCGTTCCGCATCTGGTCCGGCCATTGCCGTTCGTGGTCCCGACGTACCGCGGGATAACCCGCAATCGAACGCTGCTGCGCCTCTATTTCGCGATCAACGACCTGCTGGCGCGCGATCGGAACGACGGAATCCCGGTCTCCAGGCAACTGCCGCCCAGTCGACTGCTGTCCCGCAACGAGTGTCTCGATCTCAATCCGCTCATCGATCCCGACGGCGTGACCGGGGGCATGGAGTGGTTCGATCACCAGATGCACAACAGCGACCGGGTCCACTTCTCGTTCATCGCGTCCGCCGTGGAGGACGGGGCGATTGCCGCCAACTACGTGGAGGCCAGGGCCGGGCTCACGCGGGGAAACACGGTCGAGGGCGTTCGCGCATCCGACCGCCTCACCGGCGAGTCGCTGGAGATTCGCGCCCACATCGTCCTCAACGCCGCTGGACCCTGGGCGCCGGAGCTCGCACGCCGGCTCGCGTCGTGCGACCGCGGACGCCTCGATGGGCGACTGTCCAAGGCGATGAACTTCGTCATGGCGTCGCCGTTGCGGGGCTCGCATGCGGTCGCCGGGCCGGCAGCCGGACGATTCCTGTTCATCGCGCCGTGGCGCGAGTTCGCCATCGCGGGCACGAGCTACGACAGCTACGACGGCAGTGCGAACGGCCTCGCGCTCGATCGGACCGAGATCGAGCGGTTCATCGGAACCCTCCGCGAGGCGTTCCCGGGGCTGTCCCTGGAGCTCGGCGACCTGCGCCTGGTCCATCGCGGCCTGTTGCCGGTGTCTCCGAACGGCGACGGCGTTCGGCGCAGGACAATCAGCGAGATCGTGGATCATCGCCACGACGGACTCCACGGGCTCATAAGCATGCTCGGCGTGCGCTACACGACCGCCCGCGATACGGCCGAACGCGCCGTCGATCTGGCAGTCCGCCAGTTGCAGCGCGTCGCCGCCCCCTGCCGGACCGCGGACACACCCCTCCTCGGCGGCGACATCCCGGCCGACGTGGATGACTTCATGAAAGAAGTCACGCGTCCGGGGGACGGCCCGATTTCGCCCGAGACGCGAAGGCGGCTGGCTTGCACGTACGGAACCCGACACCGGCAGGTCCTCGGCATGCTGACCTCCTCGAAGACGGACCGGGTGCCGCTCGGCTCCACGTGCGCCGTCACTGCCGGGGAGATCAGGTACGCGGTCCGAGAAGAAATGGCGGTCAGACTGGCCGATGCTCTGCTGAGACGTACCGAAGCGGGTTCCGCGGGCTACCCCGGAGAGGATGCGGTGTTCTCGGCGGCCGGGATCATGGCAGAAGCGTTGGATTGGACGCAGGAGCGTATCGACACCGAAATCGCGGACGTTCGCGGCGCGTACCGCCTTCCCGGTCAGCCGGATCGGTGA
- a CDS encoding radical SAM protein gives MAQVYALRYLARAAAGAPRDLADALLARFRPIQPTVLIFNCTFDCDAQCRMCGNWKRGGLQPDLTLAEIERVFGSALWTRLENFHLSGGEPTTRDDLVDVCRVVLDRLPHLRKLGLSTTGLTPHRAIPMLTDIVELCHERDVIASFRIAIDGIGPRHDAIRDVPRGFDKAEETIRAMQELQRRRRFNLGVSTTVFSENLDDAENILAWARRRRLDIVFNMFRVTDPMLGNGDLADGCRPIGEAENKMRQFFLDRVRSDPLLDGQNYIYLHYADMIANGYHRQAPCPFQTQGVMLNPDGGFFFCENSESVGNVREEDPVDIYFRESSQAHRRRIRRERCPTCVSPCQINVAAIKQVLPYVKFLCRASYEKRKCAETSRR, from the coding sequence GTGGCTCAGGTCTACGCGCTGCGGTACCTCGCTCGAGCCGCGGCAGGGGCCCCGAGAGACCTTGCCGACGCACTGCTGGCGCGGTTCCGGCCGATTCAACCCACCGTACTCATCTTCAACTGCACGTTCGACTGCGACGCGCAGTGCCGGATGTGCGGAAACTGGAAGCGTGGCGGCCTGCAACCGGACCTGACTCTCGCGGAAATCGAGCGCGTCTTCGGCTCGGCGTTGTGGACCCGTCTGGAGAACTTCCACCTGTCCGGAGGAGAGCCGACGACCCGGGACGATCTGGTCGACGTCTGCCGCGTCGTTCTCGACCGGCTGCCGCACCTGCGGAAACTCGGCCTGAGCACGACCGGCCTCACGCCCCACCGGGCGATTCCGATGCTGACCGACATCGTCGAGTTGTGTCACGAGCGGGACGTCATCGCCAGCTTCCGCATCGCCATCGACGGCATCGGCCCAAGGCACGACGCCATACGGGACGTACCGCGCGGCTTCGACAAGGCGGAGGAAACGATCCGCGCGATGCAGGAACTGCAGAGGCGGCGCCGCTTCAACCTCGGCGTATCGACGACCGTCTTCTCCGAGAACCTGGACGACGCCGAGAACATCCTCGCCTGGGCCCGCCGGAGAAGACTCGACATCGTGTTCAACATGTTCCGCGTCACCGACCCGATGCTCGGAAACGGCGACCTGGCGGACGGCTGCCGGCCGATCGGGGAGGCCGAGAACAAGATGCGGCAGTTCTTCCTCGACCGGGTTCGATCGGACCCGCTGCTCGACGGTCAGAACTACATATACCTGCACTATGCCGACATGATCGCGAACGGCTATCACCGGCAGGCGCCGTGTCCGTTCCAGACCCAGGGCGTCATGCTGAATCCGGACGGCGGCTTCTTCTTCTGCGAGAACAGCGAATCGGTCGGCAACGTGCGTGAAGAGGATCCGGTCGACATCTACTTCCGGGAATCGAGTCAGGCTCACCGGCGTCGCATACGGCGGGAACGGTGTCCGACCTGCGTGAGCCCCTGCCAGATCAACGTCGCGGCTATCAAACAGGTCCTACCCTACGTGAAGTTCCTGTGCCGTGCGTCGTACGAGAAGCGGAAGTGCGCAGAGACCTCGCGACGCTGA